The genomic region TGAATGGCTATCGACCGCATTTAATCGGCGGATTTCATGACGAGGCGTTGAATAAATTATTGTATCTCGACGACTCTAAAGAGGGCGCGATCGCGGTGTTACCTCTTGTTGATTTAGAGTTGAAGAAAAATCCTCCTGCAAAAGGGTTACAAATTGCTGCATTGCCTTCTGCGACGCGAACCGACTTCCCCGAACTTCCCGATGGTGGATTGTTGCGCTATTTCCATCAAGCCACGCAAATTGAGAAATGGGAACAGCTAACCTCTCCCACTCAATCAGAAGCAGAAACCTCATTAGAAGATAAGTATAATTTTCCCTTCTGTTTAAAAATCCCTATGCAAATTGCATCCATCGATCTGCATGGATTGGAAAAAACTATTCTGAAACGGCGTTCGACTCGCGCCTACACGGGGAAAAACCTCAGTTTAGAGGAATTAAAAACGCTGCTTCATTTTACCTATCAACCCCAAGATTATGAAGAGCAAGGATTCGATCGCGCGCCAGACTATTTTGACTTGAGTTTGCTGGAAACTTTCGTTGTGGTTTTGGGGGTTACGGGGTTAGAGGAAGGGTGTTATTATTACGCTCCAAAAGCCCAGGAATTACGACAAATTCGTTTTAAGAACTTTCGCCAAGAAGTCCATTATCTCTGCTTGGGACAGGATTTAGGTCGAGATGCGTCTGCTGTCGTGTTTCATACGGCTGATTTGCAACGCGCGATCGCGCGCTACGGCGATCGCGTCTATCGATACTTACACATGGATGCAGGTCATTTAGGACAGCGTTTGAACCTCGCTGCAATTCATCTGGATTTGGGAGTCAGTGGGATTGGAGGATTCTTTGACGATCGAGTCAATGAAGTTTTGGGCATTCCAATCGATGAAGCGGTGATTTACATTACAACCCTGGGTCGTCCTCGCAGTCAATAACTAGAGGTGTTGGTAGCGGTAGAACGTACCCATCTGAAACAAGCCACCCGCCAGACTACTGGTAAAACCGACAGTTAACAATCCATTTGCCGGAGAACCATTGCCAAAAATATTCAGAAACTGGAGAATTGTATCCATCCCCGATTGCGCGATCGCGTCCAAACTGGGAACATAGCCTAGCACCATTAAACTCGCTGAAACACCACCCACCAAAACAACCGGGATTGCAAAACTCAGCAATACCGCCAGAGTGAGTGAAAAGAGAAAGTGAAATGCAACTCTCATAATCAAGCTAGTCCTAAGAGGGTTTAGCAAAAGGAGGGCAAAATTCTGACCCACTCTCACTGTTCCCCACATTAGATTCGATCTTCCCAGTTGTGGGGAAAACGTCTTAAATCTTCAATTTTGATTAAAAATCTTGGTGAATATAAGTAAAGCATTTTAAGAAACGCTCTAAAACCCCAGTATGAGAGCATTATGCCCGAAACAAAGAAAAATCTTCTATTTATTTGCAGCCAAAATCGATTGCGAAGTCCGACAGCAGAAGCCGTCTTCTCGGAATACGAAGGTTTAGAAGTAAATTCAGCCGGATTAGACCGGGATGCTGAAATGTGGTTAGAAAGCGAAGACATTCAGCGAGCAGATATCATTTTTGTCATGGAACAATCACATCGCAGAAAACTCGCTCAAAAGTTTCAACCTTGGCTGAAAAACAAACGAGTCATTTGTTTGGATATTCCAGATGAATATGAATACATGGACACAACATTGATAGCATTACTCAAGAAAAAAGTATTGCCTTTGCTGGGAACATTTTGATGCCAAATATGGGGAAGGATATCGTAAGCTGTTATGCATTTAAATTG from Lusitaniella coriacea LEGE 07157 harbors:
- a CDS encoding SagB/ThcOx family dehydrogenase — encoded protein: MPPSKVSIAHHYHERTKYDPETIASKSKGLDWSQQPSPFKEYKIGKAFDLKSYLMEQVDTPKDGEFQQWQRLSQLFLCSYGLTAKVVSVFGDPIYFRAAPSAGGLYPAEIYLISRGTSILPPGLYSYQPQSHALFRFWDDAVWQDLQAACFLSPILEETELAVVTTAVFYRSAWRYEDRAYRRIFLDTGHLLGNIELAGAMNGYRPHLIGGFHDEALNKLLYLDDSKEGAIAVLPLVDLELKKNPPAKGLQIAALPSATRTDFPELPDGGLLRYFHQATQIEKWEQLTSPTQSEAETSLEDKYNFPFCLKIPMQIASIDLHGLEKTILKRRSTRAYTGKNLSLEELKTLLHFTYQPQDYEEQGFDRAPDYFDLSLLETFVVVLGVTGLEEGCYYYAPKAQELRQIRFKNFRQEVHYLCLGQDLGRDASAVVFHTADLQRAIARYGDRVYRYLHMDAGHLGQRLNLAAIHLDLGVSGIGGFFDDRVNEVLGIPIDEAVIYITTLGRPRSQ
- a CDS encoding low molecular weight protein tyrosine phosphatase family protein — encoded protein: MPETKKNLLFICSQNRLRSPTAEAVFSEYEGLEVNSAGLDRDAEMWLESEDIQRADIIFVMEQSHRRKLAQKFQPWLKNKRVICLDIPDEYEYMDTTLIALLKKKVLPLLGTF